One window of bacterium genomic DNA carries:
- a CDS encoding type II toxin-antitoxin system VapC family toxin, whose amino-acid sequence MERASLVAPELMDAEVLSVLREMVLRGRLEEERARMVVEDLIRWPVARVRHRELARWAWYHHHNVTSYDALYVACARLYRIPPAAADSRLTRALGLGVVIQDVRMV is encoded by the coding sequence ATCGAGAGGGCTTCGTTAGTCGCGCCCGAATTGATGGATGCAGAGGTGTTATCGGTGTTGCGCGAGATGGTCCTGCGGGGACGTCTCGAGGAGGAACGGGCGCGCATGGTTGTAGAGGACCTGATCCGCTGGCCGGTGGCTCGGGTTCGCCATAGGGAATTGGCCCGATGGGCCTGGTACCACCATCACAACGTCACCTCCTACGACGCTCTCTACGTCGCTTGCGCCCGCCTTTACAGGATACCCCCTGCTGCCGCGGACAGCCGGCTGACTCGGGCGTTGGGCCTGGGTGTGGTTATACAAGACGTTCGAATGGTCTGA
- a CDS encoding toxin-antitoxin system HicB family antitoxin — MANLQVKNIPDTLHERLRSYARENRCSISAAVLAAVERELAMWEWRGHMARRPETDLGVDTATLIAEERLSRDREIGSWYPDDHLSRGGRSSLGMDGIDIG, encoded by the coding sequence ATGGCGAATCTACAGGTCAAGAATATCCCCGACACCCTGCACGAGCGCCTGCGCTCCTACGCAAGGGAGAACCGTTGCTCCATCAGCGCGGCGGTGCTGGCCGCCGTGGAGCGCGAGCTCGCGATGTGGGAGTGGCGCGGGCACATGGCCCGCCGCCCCGAGACCGATCTCGGCGTGGACACAGCCACACTGATCGCGGAGGAGCGGCTAAGCCGCGACAGAGAGATCGGATCCTGGTATCCGGACGATCATCTGTCCCGAGGTGGTCGTTCGAGCCTGGGCATGGACGGTATCGACATCGGATGA